A window of Streptomyces sp. N50 contains these coding sequences:
- a CDS encoding histidine kinase yields MTTPSAPAAPGPDDRRVLETLTSDSEQRVIASVIFRLAALRRADRAHPKVRHWGVPAFCAALGINSYLNPYNTGDVPAQLALIAAFTIPLLWRERRPMLVFALTTAASVVALPLGVLTGAESARVVALFNVGRYSTPRQLALAVGITTVQLGAWATVFWKGGQLEHATRPEVVTLMAMTAMAAFAALGLLSRLASAYIDALRKERDQQARLAIAQERARVSREMHDILGHTLAVIVGLADGAAALTEKKPERGAQTLRIISTSGRDALAELRRLLSVIGEEDDRTDGMPLAPQPGLTDLDSLLDRVRAAGPTVTLDSHGNLTDLPPGIQLSVYRIIQEALTNTVKYAALDTSVHVSLTADPDAVRVTVEDTGPARTPSANRPRAGGGRGLVGMRERAALYQGTVTAGRNARGGWSVRALLVPSPQPNSPEKHPS; encoded by the coding sequence GTGACCACACCGAGCGCCCCCGCGGCCCCGGGCCCGGACGACCGCCGGGTCCTGGAGACCCTGACCAGCGATTCCGAACAGCGCGTGATCGCCTCGGTCATCTTCCGGCTGGCCGCCCTGCGCCGCGCCGACCGGGCGCACCCCAAGGTCCGGCACTGGGGGGTACCGGCCTTCTGCGCCGCGCTCGGGATCAACTCCTACCTCAACCCCTACAACACCGGCGACGTCCCGGCGCAGCTGGCGCTCATCGCCGCCTTCACCATCCCCCTCCTGTGGCGGGAACGCCGGCCCATGCTGGTCTTCGCCCTGACCACCGCCGCCTCCGTGGTCGCCCTCCCCCTGGGAGTACTGACCGGGGCCGAGTCCGCACGGGTCGTGGCCCTGTTCAACGTCGGCCGCTACAGCACCCCCCGCCAGCTCGCCCTCGCCGTCGGCATCACCACCGTGCAACTCGGAGCGTGGGCCACCGTCTTCTGGAAGGGCGGGCAGCTGGAACACGCCACCCGCCCCGAGGTCGTGACCCTGATGGCTATGACTGCCATGGCGGCGTTCGCCGCGCTGGGTCTGCTCAGCCGTCTGGCCAGTGCTTACATCGACGCCCTGAGGAAGGAACGCGACCAGCAGGCCCGCCTGGCCATAGCGCAGGAACGTGCCCGGGTCTCCCGGGAGATGCACGACATCCTCGGCCACACCCTCGCCGTCATCGTCGGTCTCGCCGACGGCGCCGCCGCCCTCACCGAGAAGAAGCCGGAACGCGGGGCCCAGACTCTCCGCATCATCAGCACTAGCGGCCGTGACGCACTGGCCGAACTGCGCCGTCTGCTCTCCGTCATCGGCGAGGAGGACGACCGGACGGACGGCATGCCGCTCGCCCCGCAGCCCGGCCTGACCGACCTCGACTCACTGCTGGACCGCGTCCGCGCCGCCGGTCCCACCGTCACCCTGGACTCCCACGGCAACCTCACCGACCTGCCTCCCGGGATCCAGCTCTCCGTCTACCGCATCATCCAGGAGGCCCTGACCAACACCGTCAAGTACGCCGCCCTCGACACCTCGGTCCACGTGTCCCTCACCGCCGACCCGGACGCCGTGCGCGTCACCGTCGAGGACACCGGCCCGGCCCGCACACCCTCGGCGAACCGTCCCCGCGCGGGCGGTGGCCGTGGCCTGGTCGGCATGCGCGAACGCGCCGCCCTCTACCAGGGCACCGTCACCGCAGGCCGCAACGCTCGCGGCGGCTGGTCCGTCCGCGCCCTCCTCGTCCCCAGCCCGCAGCCCAACTCCCCGGAGAAGCACCCCTCATGA
- a CDS encoding PadR family transcriptional regulator: MLELAILGFLAEGPLPGHELRRRVSDLTGYTRPVSDGTLYPAINRLAKAGLLERRADPRAGAGRYMLSLTAAGRAEMLERLRKPADHEITDFTRFYTVLSFLSHLPDTAEQHAVLRRRLAFLEEPVSFFYDGDRPLRAEEVADPYRRGLLLTARATSRAERAWLREVLGEQPPENP; encoded by the coding sequence ATGCTGGAACTCGCGATATTGGGCTTCCTGGCCGAGGGCCCCCTACCGGGCCATGAGCTGCGCCGACGTGTTTCGGACCTGACCGGCTACACCCGGCCGGTCAGTGACGGCACCCTCTACCCGGCCATCAACCGCCTCGCGAAGGCGGGCCTCCTGGAACGGCGGGCCGATCCGCGCGCGGGTGCAGGCCGCTACATGCTCAGCCTGACCGCGGCCGGCCGCGCCGAAATGCTGGAGCGCCTGCGCAAGCCGGCCGACCACGAGATCACCGACTTCACCCGCTTCTACACGGTGCTGTCCTTCCTCTCGCACCTCCCTGACACCGCCGAACAGCACGCGGTACTGCGCCGCCGCCTGGCGTTCCTGGAGGAGCCGGTGAGCTTCTTCTACGACGGTGACCGGCCCCTGCGCGCCGAGGAGGTCGCCGACCCCTACCGGCGTGGCCTGCTTCTCACCGCCCGCGCGACCAGCCGCGCCGAACGCGCCTGGCTCCGCGAGGTCCTGGGCGAACAACCGCCCGAGAACCCCTGA
- a CDS encoding response regulator, translating to MTTVLIVDDQALQRMGFNMLLEAQSDMNVVGEATNGGEAVRMTAELRPDVVLMDVRMPGMDGIEATRRIVESGGRSRILVLTTFDLDEYAYDALRAGASGFLLKDAQPDELVAGVRAVAAGDAVISPGLTRKLIDAFSDRLPGHSPQQQRRLADLTQRECEVLTAMATGWTNQEIAERLHLAESTVKSHIGRILTKIDARDRVQAVIFAYDTGLVRPS from the coding sequence ATGACCACCGTCCTCATCGTCGACGACCAGGCCCTGCAACGGATGGGCTTCAACATGCTCCTGGAGGCCCAGTCCGACATGAACGTCGTCGGTGAGGCCACCAACGGTGGTGAAGCGGTTCGTATGACCGCCGAACTCCGGCCCGACGTCGTCCTCATGGACGTCCGGATGCCCGGCATGGACGGCATCGAGGCCACCCGCCGCATCGTGGAGTCCGGCGGCCGTTCGCGCATCCTGGTGCTGACGACCTTCGACCTCGACGAATACGCCTACGACGCCCTGCGTGCCGGAGCCAGCGGCTTCCTGCTCAAGGACGCCCAGCCCGACGAACTCGTCGCCGGGGTCCGGGCCGTGGCCGCCGGCGACGCCGTCATCTCCCCGGGCCTCACCCGCAAACTGATCGACGCCTTCAGCGACCGCCTCCCCGGGCACAGTCCGCAGCAGCAGCGCCGACTCGCCGACCTGACCCAACGCGAGTGCGAGGTCCTCACCGCCATGGCCACCGGCTGGACCAACCAGGAGATCGCCGAGCGTCTCCACCTCGCCGAATCCACGGTCAAGTCCCACATCGGCCGCATCCTCACCAAGATCGACGCCCGCGACCGCGTACAGGCCGTCATCTTCGCCTACGACACCGGACTCGTCCGCCCGTCGTAA
- a CDS encoding MMPL family transporter — protein MATFLYRLGRLAFRRRRLFLMMWIAVLAAVGIGAMSSTGSTSDSFTLPGTQSQKAIDLLQKEFPQASASGATARVVFEAPSGQKLTSAANKAEITSLVTELKASPQVASVSDPFTSGLVSKSGDIAYTQVSYKVAKSDVSSAAHEALNKVAAEGEKAGLTVSMGGDAVEDKAASKAAELIGLAVAAVVLVITFGSLIAAGLPLLTAILGVGVAVMCITIATSFVDMASAASTLALMLGLAVAIDYALFIVSRYRNEIRDGHDPEEAAGRALGTAGSAVVFAGLTVIIALAGLSIIGIKMLSSMGLASAFAVAVAVLIALTLLPAMLGFAGTRIMKGKLLSRRMHALEERGEGEAMGVRWAKFVTRNPVKVLAVAVIGLGLLTIPAMSLRLALPDDSMKSPDSTQRVAYDTLSKGFGPGFNGPLTVVVDARDSKDPKAAAADAVARIKKLPDVATVRDAAFNEAGDVALIGAIPKSAPSSQATKDLVKDIRAQSSTLHKDTGADLMVTGTTAVNIDVSTKLAQALIPYLAIVVGLALVLLLLVFRSILVPLKAAFGFLLSVGATLGVVVAVFQWGWLKGLFGIQETAPIVSVLPILLIGVVFGLAMDYEVFLVTRMREEYVHGAEPTQAIVQGFKHSARVVTAAAIIMISVFSGFLLDDVALIKSIGLGLGSAVFFDAFVVRMTIVPAVMTLLGRRAWALPKWLDRVMPNVDVEGEKLRKALAAEETSTAPEPVFAGVPAGGRQGSDNHTAPSVFTSASGSDALDTTSLSSPLPRHRRGRIPGLPGLGQRRANEGDAAPSADTAEPKATPTRGLRNKLFRKS, from the coding sequence GTGGCCACCTTCCTCTATCGACTGGGACGGCTCGCCTTCCGGCGACGACGCCTCTTCTTGATGATGTGGATCGCCGTCCTGGCCGCCGTAGGCATCGGCGCCATGAGTTCCACCGGCTCCACGTCGGACAGCTTCACGCTGCCCGGCACGCAGTCCCAGAAGGCCATCGACCTGCTGCAGAAGGAGTTCCCGCAGGCCTCCGCCTCCGGCGCTACCGCCCGGGTCGTCTTCGAGGCCCCTTCCGGCCAGAAGCTCACCTCCGCCGCCAACAAGGCGGAAATCACCTCGCTGGTGACCGAGTTGAAGGCGTCGCCGCAGGTGGCGAGCGTCTCCGACCCGTTCACCAGTGGTCTGGTCAGCAAGTCGGGCGACATCGCCTACACGCAGGTGTCCTACAAGGTCGCCAAGTCCGACGTCAGCAGCGCCGCGCACGAGGCCTTGAACAAGGTCGCTGCGGAGGGTGAGAAGGCCGGGCTGACGGTCAGCATGGGTGGTGACGCGGTCGAGGACAAGGCGGCCAGCAAGGCTGCCGAACTGATCGGTCTCGCGGTCGCCGCAGTCGTCCTGGTGATCACCTTCGGCTCGCTGATCGCGGCTGGACTCCCGCTGCTGACCGCCATCCTCGGCGTGGGCGTGGCCGTCATGTGCATCACCATCGCCACCTCGTTCGTGGACATGGCCTCGGCCGCCTCGACACTGGCACTGATGCTGGGCTTGGCAGTCGCCATCGACTACGCCCTGTTCATCGTCTCCCGCTACCGCAACGAGATCCGCGACGGCCATGATCCGGAAGAAGCCGCCGGGCGGGCCCTGGGCACCGCCGGATCCGCCGTCGTCTTCGCCGGCCTCACCGTGATCATCGCCTTGGCGGGTCTGAGCATCATCGGCATCAAGATGCTCAGCTCGATGGGTCTGGCCTCCGCCTTCGCGGTCGCTGTCGCGGTGCTCATCGCGCTGACCCTGCTGCCCGCGATGCTGGGCTTCGCTGGGACGCGGATCATGAAGGGCAAGCTTCTCAGCCGCCGCATGCACGCCCTGGAGGAACGCGGCGAGGGCGAGGCCATGGGCGTGCGCTGGGCCAAGTTCGTCACCCGCAACCCGGTCAAGGTCCTCGCCGTCGCGGTGATCGGCCTGGGCCTGCTGACCATCCCTGCCATGTCCCTGCGCCTGGCCCTGCCCGACGACTCCATGAAGTCCCCCGACAGCACCCAGCGCGTCGCCTACGACACCCTCAGCAAGGGCTTCGGTCCCGGCTTCAACGGTCCCCTGACCGTGGTGGTCGACGCCCGTGACAGCAAGGACCCGAAGGCCGCCGCCGCGGACGCGGTCGCACGTATCAAGAAGCTGCCCGACGTCGCCACGGTGCGCGACGCCGCGTTCAACGAAGCCGGCGACGTGGCCCTGATCGGGGCCATCCCGAAGAGTGCGCCAAGCAGTCAGGCCACCAAGGACCTGGTCAAGGACATCCGCGCCCAGAGCAGCACCTTGCACAAGGACACGGGTGCCGACCTGATGGTGACCGGCACCACCGCCGTCAACATCGACGTCTCCACCAAGCTCGCCCAGGCCCTCATCCCCTACCTGGCGATCGTGGTCGGCCTGGCGCTGGTCCTGCTCCTGCTGGTCTTCCGCTCGATCCTGGTCCCGCTCAAGGCAGCCTTCGGCTTCCTCCTCAGCGTGGGTGCCACGCTCGGTGTCGTGGTCGCCGTCTTCCAGTGGGGCTGGCTGAAGGGCCTGTTCGGTATCCAGGAGACCGCGCCCATCGTGAGCGTCCTGCCCATCCTGCTGATCGGCGTGGTCTTCGGACTCGCCATGGACTACGAGGTCTTCCTCGTCACCCGGATGCGGGAGGAGTACGTCCACGGCGCCGAACCCACACAGGCCATCGTTCAGGGCTTCAAGCACAGTGCCCGCGTGGTCACCGCGGCGGCGATCATCATGATCTCGGTGTTCTCCGGCTTCCTCCTCGACGACGTGGCACTCATCAAGTCCATCGGGCTCGGCCTCGGCTCCGCCGTCTTCTTCGACGCCTTCGTGGTCCGCATGACCATCGTCCCGGCGGTCATGACCCTGCTCGGGCGCCGCGCCTGGGCCCTGCCCAAGTGGCTGGACCGGGTCATGCCCAACGTAGACGTCGAGGGTGAGAAGCTGCGCAAGGCCCTGGCCGCCGAGGAGACCAGCACCGCACCCGAGCCCGTATTCGCCGGCGTGCCCGCAGGGGGCCGCCAAGGCTCGGACAACCACACCGCCCCGTCGGTCTTCACCAGCGCCTCCGGCTCCGACGCCTTGGACACGACGAGCCTCTCATCGCCGCTTCCCCGGCACCGCCGTGGAAGGATCCCGGGACTGCCCGGCCTCGGACAGCGCCGCGCGAACGAAGGCGACGCAGCCCCGTCGGCCGACACGGCCGAGCCGAAAGCAACGCCGACGAGGGGGCTGCGGAACAAACTGTTCCGTAAGAGCTAA
- a CDS encoding Rv2578c family radical SAM protein, with translation MRWDELTESAGGAGLFGIQVVRTRTFDTPEFRGITFHEVHAKSIVNRVPKGSGMPFDWTVNPYRGCSHACTYCFARGSHRYLNLDAGAGFDSQIVVKTNAPKLLRGCLGSSRWHGEHIALGANVDCYQRAEGRYRLMPGILAALRDHSNPFSVMTKGTLVLRDLELLRQASQVTRVHVAVSVGFTDDHLWRTAEPGTPPPSARLDAIHTLADAGIEVGVLMMPIVPFLGDSSGQLRRTVRAIAASGAAWLTPAVLYLQPGAREWFMECLRRDHPSWAPRFEQLYAAGPYTPRWYQKRIVRQVTQLAEEFGIRVRMEDDPWRVTPPEGQGDTGGPVQLTLL, from the coding sequence GTGCGCTGGGATGAACTCACCGAATCCGCTGGCGGCGCCGGACTCTTCGGCATACAGGTCGTCCGCACCCGAACCTTCGACACCCCGGAGTTCCGAGGCATCACCTTCCACGAAGTGCACGCGAAGTCGATCGTGAACCGGGTGCCGAAAGGTTCCGGGATGCCCTTCGACTGGACCGTGAACCCCTACCGCGGTTGCTCGCACGCCTGCACCTACTGCTTTGCCCGTGGCAGTCACCGCTACCTGAATCTGGACGCGGGCGCCGGCTTCGACTCGCAGATCGTGGTGAAGACCAACGCTCCGAAGCTGCTGCGCGGCTGTCTGGGTTCGAGCCGTTGGCACGGAGAGCACATCGCACTGGGCGCCAACGTCGACTGCTACCAGCGAGCCGAGGGCCGCTACCGTCTGATGCCGGGCATCCTGGCGGCCCTCCGGGACCACAGCAATCCCTTCTCCGTCATGACCAAAGGCACCCTGGTTCTACGCGACTTGGAGTTGCTGCGGCAGGCGTCCCAGGTCACCCGGGTTCATGTCGCGGTGTCCGTCGGGTTCACCGACGACCACCTGTGGCGCACGGCCGAACCGGGCACCCCGCCGCCGTCGGCCCGCCTTGACGCGATCCACACCTTGGCCGACGCCGGGATCGAGGTCGGCGTGCTGATGATGCCGATCGTTCCCTTCCTCGGCGACTCTTCGGGGCAGTTGCGCCGAACGGTACGCGCGATCGCGGCCAGCGGTGCCGCGTGGCTGACGCCTGCGGTGTTGTATCTGCAGCCGGGAGCCCGCGAGTGGTTCATGGAGTGCCTTCGCCGGGACCACCCGTCCTGGGCGCCTCGGTTCGAGCAGTTGTACGCCGCCGGGCCGTACACGCCGAGGTGGTACCAGAAGCGGATCGTCCGTCAGGTGACGCAACTGGCCGAAGAGTTCGGCATCCGTGTCCGTATGGAGGACGACCCGTGGCGAGTCACGCCCCCGGAGGGTCAGGGAGACACAGGCGGACCCGTACAACTCACTCTGCTCTGA
- a CDS encoding mandelate racemase/muconate lactonizing enzyme family protein has protein sequence MKITKVEAVPFAIPFRKSLTFASGEVHVADHVLVRVHTDEGLIGTAEAPPRPYTYGETQESIVAVIGKVFAPQITGLSALEREVIHARLDRTVGNPTAKAAIDMAVWDVIGQAAGMPVTELLGGWSDRMRVSHMVGFAPTEQMVAEAERVRDTYGITTFKVKVGRRPYRLDVEACRALRTALGDDAELYIDGNRGWSASESARALREMDDLDLDLAEELCPADDVLGRRWLVSQSRIPFVADESAPTPADVTRELLGGGATAISIKTARTGFTASTRVLNQCEAMGVEVVIGNQIDGQIGTLCAVAFGAAHRATTRRAGELSNFLDMADDLLTEPLVIESGTLRVREGIGLGLTIDSDKLAHFRLDR, from the coding sequence ATGAAGATCACCAAGGTCGAAGCCGTCCCTTTCGCCATCCCTTTCCGCAAGTCGCTCACGTTCGCCAGCGGCGAGGTGCACGTCGCGGACCATGTCCTTGTACGCGTCCACACCGACGAGGGGTTGATCGGCACGGCGGAGGCGCCGCCGCGCCCCTACACCTACGGCGAGACCCAGGAGTCGATCGTCGCGGTGATCGGCAAGGTCTTCGCGCCGCAGATCACCGGGCTGTCAGCCCTGGAGCGTGAGGTGATCCACGCGCGCCTGGACCGGACGGTGGGCAATCCGACAGCGAAGGCCGCGATCGACATGGCCGTGTGGGATGTCATCGGACAGGCCGCCGGAATGCCGGTCACCGAACTCCTCGGCGGCTGGTCGGACCGTATGCGGGTCAGCCACATGGTCGGCTTCGCTCCCACCGAACAGATGGTGGCCGAGGCGGAGCGGGTTCGGGACACGTACGGCATCACCACGTTCAAGGTGAAGGTGGGTCGCCGGCCATACCGGCTGGACGTCGAGGCGTGCCGGGCTCTGCGCACGGCGCTGGGCGACGATGCCGAGCTCTACATCGACGGCAACCGCGGCTGGAGCGCCTCCGAGTCCGCGCGCGCTCTGCGGGAGATGGACGATCTCGACCTGGACCTCGCCGAGGAACTGTGCCCCGCCGACGACGTGTTGGGCCGGCGGTGGCTCGTGTCACAGAGCCGGATTCCCTTCGTCGCCGACGAGAGCGCACCCACTCCGGCCGATGTGACCCGCGAACTCCTGGGTGGCGGCGCGACCGCGATCAGCATCAAGACGGCCCGCACCGGCTTCACCGCCTCGACGCGCGTGCTCAACCAGTGCGAGGCGATGGGCGTCGAAGTGGTGATCGGCAACCAGATCGACGGGCAGATCGGTACGTTGTGCGCGGTCGCCTTCGGCGCCGCGCACCGGGCCACCACCCGTCGGGCCGGCGAGCTGTCCAACTTCCTCGACATGGCGGACGACCTGCTCACCGAGCCCCTGGTCATCGAGTCCGGAACACTGCGTGTGCGTGAGGGAATCGGCCTCGGGCTGACCATCGACAGCGACAAGCTGGCGCACTTCCGTCTGGACCGCTGA
- a CDS encoding NADPH:quinone reductase, whose amino-acid sequence MLASWYDQQGSAADVLRVGELPDPHPGPGEVRVRVTVSGVNPGDTKKRRGWLGSSMPYPRVVPHSDAAGVIDEVGEGIGAHRVGERVWVYGAQSYRPFGTAAQYTVVPDQQSVRLPGHLTDELGASLGIPGITAHRAVFADGPVDGSIVLVHGVLGGVGSLAAQLARWGGATVIGTVRRGDDLALVDATAVSHAVALDSADPAAAIRSYAPDGVHRVVEVSLSANADLDNAVTALDAVIAAYGTHADRTELPLWPLLFNNVTLRLLGSDDFPAVAKRQAARDLTAAAAAGALTVAVADRYPLEDIAKAHERIDAGGRGRVVVTVPG is encoded by the coding sequence ATGCTCGCGTCCTGGTACGACCAGCAGGGCTCCGCCGCCGACGTGTTGCGCGTCGGTGAACTGCCCGACCCCCACCCCGGCCCCGGTGAAGTGCGGGTCCGTGTAACCGTCTCGGGCGTCAATCCCGGCGACACCAAGAAGCGGCGTGGCTGGCTGGGCTCCTCGATGCCGTATCCGAGGGTCGTCCCGCACAGCGACGCCGCTGGCGTGATCGACGAAGTGGGCGAGGGCATCGGCGCCCACCGCGTCGGAGAGCGGGTGTGGGTGTACGGCGCACAGTCCTACCGGCCCTTCGGCACCGCCGCCCAGTACACCGTCGTACCCGATCAGCAGTCCGTGCGGCTTCCCGGCCATCTCACCGACGAGCTGGGCGCGAGTCTGGGCATCCCGGGCATCACCGCTCACCGCGCCGTGTTCGCGGACGGCCCGGTCGACGGCAGTATCGTCCTCGTCCACGGTGTGCTCGGCGGCGTCGGCTCCCTGGCCGCGCAGCTCGCCCGCTGGGGCGGCGCCACCGTCATCGGCACCGTACGCCGCGGCGACGACCTCGCCCTCGTCGACGCGACCGCCGTCTCCCACGCCGTCGCCCTGGACTCGGCCGACCCGGCGGCAGCGATCCGCTCGTACGCGCCGGACGGCGTCCACCGCGTCGTCGAGGTGTCCTTGTCGGCCAACGCCGACCTCGACAATGCCGTTACCGCGCTCGACGCCGTCATCGCCGCCTACGGCACCCACGCCGACCGTACCGAACTCCCCCTCTGGCCCCTGCTGTTCAACAACGTCACCCTGCGGCTGCTCGGCAGTGACGACTTCCCCGCCGTGGCGAAGCGACAGGCCGCACGCGATCTCACCGCAGCCGCCGCAGCCGGCGCCCTCACGGTCGCAGTCGCGGACCGCTACCCGCTGGAGGACATCGCCAAGGCCCACGAACGGATCGACGCGGGCGGGCGGGGCAGGGTGGTGGTCACCGTTCCCGGCTGA
- a CDS encoding MFS transporter encodes MAVAAFSTVVEWYDFTLYLFMTTVLSRVFFGSGASSVLTALAVFAIAYVMRPFGALVFGHVGDRLGRRRVLLASMSVMTVAMLVTALLPTREQIGSTAGVLLLLLRCVMGFSVGGEYTGVMTYLVEGAPPRRRGLVASLASAASEVGALLAVGAAALTTALTSGPALDSWGWRIPFFFGALLAAGTLIARSTMQESPAFEQLQQAHGADRGPLRQTLRTQRPALYRTFTISALGSITYYVGITYVPTYLTSVGGFAESDALWLATLASAAVIVVTPFAGVMADRLGRRPTLVVFGVLSLVLPVAMFAFMTGGHAVLALVGAVVLALVAGGVSAVGASSAPEQFPVAGRLSGLAVATVATTIFGGLTPYASQALIDGTGWRLVPGIMVAGVALLALPVLWRLPETAPSRLVPARRPAQDMTSREPSGKMPRPRDGG; translated from the coding sequence ATGGCGGTCGCGGCGTTCTCGACGGTGGTCGAGTGGTACGACTTCACGCTGTACCTGTTCATGACCACCGTGCTGTCCAGGGTGTTCTTCGGCTCGGGAGCCTCGTCCGTCCTCACCGCACTGGCGGTCTTCGCCATCGCCTACGTGATGCGCCCGTTCGGCGCGCTGGTCTTCGGTCACGTCGGAGACCGGCTTGGGCGGCGCAGGGTCCTGCTGGCCTCGATGTCCGTCATGACGGTGGCCATGCTGGTCACGGCCCTGCTGCCCACGCGCGAGCAGATCGGCTCCACGGCGGGCGTCCTGCTGTTGCTGCTGCGCTGCGTCATGGGCTTCTCGGTGGGCGGCGAGTACACCGGCGTCATGACCTACCTCGTCGAAGGCGCCCCTCCCCGGCGGCGCGGTCTCGTCGCGTCCCTGGCCTCCGCCGCCAGCGAGGTCGGCGCGCTGCTCGCCGTCGGCGCAGCCGCCCTGACCACCGCGCTGACCAGCGGCCCGGCGCTGGACTCTTGGGGCTGGCGCATCCCGTTCTTCTTCGGCGCCCTGCTCGCGGCGGGCACCCTGATAGCTCGCTCCACCATGCAGGAGTCCCCGGCGTTCGAGCAGCTCCAGCAGGCGCACGGCGCCGACCGCGGCCCGCTCAGGCAGACCTTGCGAACCCAACGCCCGGCGCTGTACCGGACGTTCACGATCTCCGCGCTGGGGTCCATCACCTACTACGTGGGTATCACCTACGTCCCCACGTACCTCACGTCCGTGGGCGGCTTCGCGGAGAGTGACGCACTGTGGCTGGCGACACTGGCCTCCGCCGCAGTCATCGTCGTCACGCCCTTCGCCGGTGTGATGGCCGACCGCCTCGGGCGGCGGCCCACTCTCGTGGTCTTCGGTGTTCTGTCGCTGGTCCTGCCGGTGGCCATGTTCGCGTTCATGACCGGCGGACATGCCGTGCTCGCCCTCGTGGGAGCCGTGGTCCTGGCCCTCGTGGCGGGCGGTGTCAGCGCCGTGGGTGCCTCCTCCGCTCCGGAGCAGTTCCCGGTCGCCGGCCGACTCAGCGGGCTCGCGGTGGCAACGGTCGCTACGACGATCTTCGGCGGCCTGACGCCGTACGCCTCCCAGGCTCTGATCGACGGCACCGGATGGCGTCTCGTCCCCGGGATCATGGTCGCCGGCGTCGCTCTCCTGGCCCTGCCCGTTCTCTGGCGCCTGCCGGAGACAGCACCTTCGCGGCTTGTTCCTGCCCGTCGACCGGCACAGGACATGACCAGCCGCGAGCCCTCCGGGAAGATGCCCCGGCCCCGCGACGGAGGGTGA
- a CDS encoding SGNH/GDSL hydrolase family protein: MGVTLACGVLITAVSIGQNSDSSDKNTKSIKSEVAKGPYVALGDSYTSGPKIPPQTSTPAGCDRSGRNYPALVAKGLGLKTADFRDVSCSGATISDLTTPQSTSNGTNPAQLSALTTDTRLVTLGIGGNDIGFSSMITKCVGTGTLFKLAERITDITDKAPCEEKYTSGGTDKVAQKIRTAGDHLAQALNEIQRRAPEARVYVVGYPSILPAKGTRCGRGLPIAPGDVTFLRQKQQQLNTMLGERARAAGATYVDTFTPSAGHDACSPAATRWIEPLKPSSPAAMVHPNERGEQGMASAVLSTVKS; the protein is encoded by the coding sequence ATGGGCGTGACCCTTGCCTGCGGGGTACTGATCACCGCCGTCAGCATCGGACAGAACTCCGACAGCAGCGACAAGAACACAAAGAGCATCAAAAGCGAGGTGGCCAAGGGGCCGTACGTCGCACTCGGCGACTCCTACACCTCGGGCCCCAAGATCCCTCCTCAGACCAGCACTCCGGCCGGCTGCGACCGCTCCGGCCGCAACTACCCGGCCCTGGTCGCCAAGGGACTCGGCCTCAAGACGGCCGACTTCCGCGACGTCAGCTGCAGTGGCGCCACCATCTCCGACCTCACCACCCCCCAGTCCACCAGCAACGGCACCAACCCCGCACAGCTCTCCGCGCTGACCACCGACACACGGCTGGTCACGCTCGGCATCGGCGGCAACGACATCGGCTTCAGCTCAATGATCACCAAGTGCGTCGGCACGGGAACGCTCTTCAAACTGGCCGAGCGCATCACTGACATCACCGACAAGGCACCCTGCGAGGAGAAGTACACCTCCGGCGGCACCGACAAGGTGGCCCAGAAAATACGCACCGCGGGTGACCACCTCGCCCAGGCACTCAACGAGATCCAACGCCGTGCGCCCGAGGCCCGGGTCTACGTCGTCGGCTACCCGTCGATCCTGCCCGCCAAGGGCACACGCTGCGGTCGCGGCCTGCCCATCGCGCCCGGCGACGTCACGTTCCTGCGCCAGAAACAGCAGCAACTCAACACCATGCTCGGCGAACGCGCGCGAGCCGCGGGAGCCACGTACGTCGACACCTTCACCCCGTCCGCCGGCCACGACGCATGCTCGCCCGCGGCCACCCGATGGATCGAACCCCTCAAGCCCAGCAGTCCCGCCGCCATGGTCCACCCCAACGAACGGGGCGAACAAGGCATGGCCAGCGCAGTCCTGAGCACCGTCAAGAGCTGA